In Candidatus Lokiarchaeota archaeon, the following proteins share a genomic window:
- a CDS encoding MFS transporter: protein MGLRASEHTWNLLALYLITMVMRASFYVSIAVIQSSSYMGGGLEVLEIAAVMLVYPVAELASVSFFGSYSDKIGRRPILIVSLFLTGSAALTFAFTPSVIILLVASGLFGIGAASKVSTTLSMIADMSEKDNRASLMGYYDLSTLMGLAGGYGLGVILLEFSVLPVLILSAAGSACIISGLIAIVAISETKTHVHVEMSVSTLLREVAGDRRIQKMIPVYVPIISMYGLLIGYAEHIIENYFSLTATDLIILFAMLGGALVLGIITMGHLSDHLRKRRPFIVGGLLGFGVLAYLLVANSDNIAALWSVWPLLPILGFISGAFPPAAMAYLTDVSEEETRGTTMGVYSIFFGSGMIIGPAVGGFAYSNYGLPGLTIVVAVFIAIAIIGTYFMPEVHEEKHETDDETSPQETVAA, encoded by the coding sequence ATGGGTCTTCGAGCATCTGAGCATACTTGGAACTTACTCGCGCTTTACCTAATTACTATGGTTATGAGAGCATCATTCTATGTCAGCATTGCAGTTATCCAGAGTTCGTCCTACATGGGCGGTGGACTCGAAGTGTTGGAAATAGCTGCAGTAATGCTGGTATATCCTGTAGCTGAACTTGCTTCGGTTTCTTTCTTCGGCTCTTATAGTGATAAAATTGGAAGAAGACCGATATTGATTGTTAGCTTGTTCTTGACGGGATCGGCTGCACTTACTTTCGCTTTTACACCCAGTGTCATAATTCTCTTGGTTGCATCAGGGTTGTTTGGTATAGGAGCAGCGTCCAAGGTCTCAACTACGCTTTCCATGATTGCAGACATGTCAGAAAAAGACAACAGAGCAAGTCTTATGGGCTACTACGATCTGTCGACTCTGATGGGGCTTGCAGGAGGATACGGTCTCGGTGTCATCCTTCTCGAATTCAGTGTACTGCCGGTTCTCATTCTTAGTGCGGCGGGCTCGGCATGTATAATCAGTGGGCTCATAGCCATTGTGGCAATTAGTGAAACCAAGACGCATGTTCATGTGGAAATGAGTGTTTCCACTCTCCTGCGAGAAGTAGCAGGTGACCGCAGGATTCAGAAGATGATTCCTGTTTATGTACCAATCATCTCAATGTACGGCTTGCTCATAGGATATGCTGAGCACATCATCGAAAATTACTTCTCGTTGACAGCCACGGATCTCATTATCCTTTTCGCGATGCTTGGAGGCGCGTTGGTTCTGGGAATCATCACCATGGGTCACTTATCGGATCATTTGAGAAAGCGTCGCCCGTTCATCGTCGGTGGACTCCTCGGTTTCGGTGTGCTTGCATACTTGTTAGTGGCAAATTCAGACAACATAGCGGCCCTATGGTCGGTATGGCCACTGCTTCCCATTCTCGGATTCATATCCGGTGCATTCCCGCCAGCCGCCATGGCGTATCTCACTGATGTCTCAGAAGAAGAAACGCGCGGCACCACCATGGGAGTCTACAGCATCTTCTTCGGATCCGGCATGATCATCGGCCCCGCTGTTGGTGGATTTGCATACTCCAACTACGGGCTCCCCGGACTTACCATCGTGGTGGCGGTCTTCATCGCAATTGCCATCATTGGGACCTACTTCATGCCAGAGGTGCATGAGGAAAAGCATGAAACCGATGACGAGACATCTCCCCAAGAGACTGTCGCGGCGTAA